A genomic stretch from Corynebacterium kutscheri includes:
- a CDS encoding SDR family NAD(P)-dependent oxidoreductase — MALALITGSYGGLGNALSIVHARTGGDLILVGRSQDKLDAQAATLRQAYRIKVHTIAVDLSQEDAAYTIFDICSQENLLPDYLINNAGFGGQGDFARERSLEADMSMIAVNIETPTRLLKLFLPEMIQRGSGKVLNVSSIAALAPGPLQAVYFATKAYVTSWSNALAKELAGTGVSVSCFMPGAMETGFAQTSGLDDTDLFKNAVSPDKAAQEAYNEMLNGKINIFAAVRTWQKPLLPLISILPRKRVLDYIYRLQKRH; from the coding sequence ATGGCTCTTGCACTTATTACTGGCTCCTATGGTGGTTTAGGCAACGCCTTAAGCATCGTGCATGCACGCACCGGTGGCGATCTTATTTTGGTTGGTCGCAGTCAAGACAAACTCGATGCCCAGGCTGCCACACTACGCCAGGCCTACCGCATCAAGGTGCATACCATTGCCGTTGATCTTTCCCAAGAGGATGCCGCTTACACTATTTTTGATATCTGCAGCCAAGAAAATCTGCTACCGGATTACCTCATTAATAATGCTGGCTTCGGCGGACAGGGTGATTTTGCTCGCGAGCGTAGCCTGGAAGCCGATATGTCGATGATTGCGGTCAATATCGAAACACCAACCCGACTATTAAAACTCTTCCTACCGGAAATGATTCAACGAGGTAGCGGCAAGGTACTCAATGTTTCTTCCATAGCAGCTCTTGCCCCAGGGCCTCTACAAGCAGTTTACTTTGCTACCAAAGCATATGTAACCAGCTGGTCAAACGCTCTAGCCAAAGAATTAGCGGGAACTGGAGTAAGCGTTTCCTGTTTTATGCCTGGTGCAATGGAAACTGGTTTTGCTCAAACAAGTGGACTTGACGATACTGACCTTTTTAAAAATGCGGTATCACCAGATAAAGCTGCCCAAGAAGCCTATAACGAGATGCTTAACGGGAAAATCAATATCTTTGCTGCGGTACGCACTTGGCAAAAACCACTACTGCCTCTCATATCAATACTCCCACGCAAGCGTGTGCTGGATTATATTTATCGACTCCAAAAACGCCACTAG
- a CDS encoding DNA-directed RNA polymerase subunit beta' translates to MLDVNFFDELRIGLATADDIRRWSKGEVKKPETINYRTLKPEKDGLFCERIFGPTRDWECACGKYKRVRYKGIICERCGVEVTKSKVRRERMGHIELAAPVTHIWYFKGVPSRLGYLLDLAPKDLERIIYFAANIITSIDEEARHNDRTTLEAEMLLEKKDVEADMESEIASRAQKLEEDLAELEAAGAKADARRKVQSAAEKEMQHIRERAEREIDRLEEIWQTFLKLAPKQMIIDESIYEELVDRYEDYFTGGMGAEAIQTLIRNFDLDAEAEELREIINSGKGQKKMRALKRLKVVAAFQRSGNDPAGMVLDCIPVIPPELRPMVQLDGGRFATSDLNDLYRRVINRNNRLKRMIDLGAPEIIVNNEKRMLQESVDALFDNGRRGRPVTGPGNRPLKSLSDLLKGKQGRFRQNLLGKRVDYSGRSVIIVGPQLKLHECGLPKLMALELFKPFVMKRLVENEYAQNIKSAKRMVERQRPEVWDVLEEAIAEHPVMLNRAPTLHRLGIQAFEPKLIEGKAIQLHPLACEAFNADFDGDQMAVHLPLSAEAQAEARVLMLASNNILSPASGKPLAMPRLDMVTGLYYLTMDKTVEEYGGQGVYTPATDTAVAQGVYSSYAEAIMAYDRGVLGLQAKIKVRISHLRPPADIEAEQFPDGWEQGQAWLADTTLGRVMFNDLLPWNYPYLEGVMVRKGGGSDKIMLGDVINDLAAKYPMITVAQTMDKMKDAGFYWATRSGVTIAMSDVLVLPNKDEILDSYESEARKIERKYWEQGALTERERYDRLVELWKDATDTVGKAVEELYPDDNPIPMIVKSGAAGNMRQIWTLAGMKGMVVNSKGDYITRPIKTSFREGLSVLEYFNNSHGSRKGLADTALRTADSGYLTRRLVDVAQDVIVREEDCNTRQGIRVPVAEAIKDAEGNITGYRAHSLIETSVSGRVVATDVKSGDEVIVSAGANLSDELIDVLVAQGIEEVKVRSVLTCQTATGVCAKCYGKSMASGQLVDIGEAVGIVAAQSIGEPGTQLTMRTFHQGGVGGDITGGLPRVQELFEARIPKNRAPIASVAGTVHLEDEGNFWTLSITPDDGSDIVEYEKLSKRQGLATVRVPMESNPGAWIERTLQEGDHVDVGDRLLRGPADPHDVLEVLGRRGVEQHLVDEVQAVYRAQGVAIHDKHIEIIIRQMLRRGTVIESGSTEFLPGTLVDLSEAKAANSEAIAAGGQPAELRSEIMGITKASLATESWLSAASFQETTRVLTDAAINKRSDKLIGLKENVIIGKLIPAGTGIARYRNIAVKPTEAARNAAYSIPTYGDSIYGDDGYGEFTGASVPLDEAYDL, encoded by the coding sequence GTGCTAGACGTCAACTTCTTCGACGAGCTCCGCATCGGCCTGGCAACTGCCGACGACATCCGTCGTTGGTCTAAAGGCGAGGTCAAGAAGCCGGAGACTATTAACTACCGTACGTTAAAGCCAGAAAAGGACGGTCTTTTCTGCGAGCGTATCTTTGGTCCTACCCGCGACTGGGAGTGTGCTTGCGGTAAGTACAAGCGTGTTCGCTACAAGGGCATCATTTGTGAGCGCTGTGGCGTTGAGGTGACCAAGTCCAAGGTGCGCCGTGAGCGAATGGGACACATTGAGCTTGCTGCACCAGTAACTCACATCTGGTACTTCAAGGGTGTTCCTTCCCGCCTGGGTTATTTGCTTGACCTAGCGCCAAAGGATCTTGAGCGCATTATTTACTTCGCCGCCAACATCATCACCAGCATTGATGAAGAGGCACGCCATAACGACCGCACTACTTTGGAAGCAGAAATGCTTTTGGAGAAGAAAGACGTTGAGGCGGATATGGAGTCTGAGATCGCATCTCGGGCTCAGAAGCTAGAAGAAGATCTCGCTGAGCTAGAGGCTGCGGGCGCAAAAGCAGATGCTCGTCGCAAAGTACAAAGCGCTGCCGAAAAAGAAATGCAGCACATCCGTGAGCGCGCCGAGCGTGAGATTGATCGCTTAGAAGAAATCTGGCAGACCTTCTTAAAGCTGGCACCAAAGCAGATGATTATCGACGAAAGCATTTATGAAGAGCTCGTCGATCGCTATGAGGATTACTTCACCGGTGGTATGGGCGCTGAGGCAATCCAGACGCTGATCCGCAATTTTGATCTTGATGCCGAGGCTGAGGAGCTTCGCGAGATCATTAACAGCGGCAAGGGACAAAAGAAGATGCGTGCCCTGAAGCGTTTGAAAGTTGTTGCAGCTTTCCAGCGTTCTGGTAATGATCCTGCAGGTATGGTGCTTGATTGCATTCCGGTTATTCCGCCTGAGTTGCGTCCAATGGTGCAGCTTGACGGTGGCCGTTTTGCCACCTCAGATCTCAATGATCTGTACCGTCGTGTGATTAACCGCAATAATCGCTTGAAGCGCATGATTGATCTGGGTGCACCTGAGATCATCGTGAATAACGAAAAGCGCATGTTGCAGGAATCTGTCGACGCACTCTTTGATAATGGTCGTCGCGGACGTCCAGTAACCGGTCCAGGCAACCGCCCACTGAAGTCTTTGAGCGATTTGCTCAAGGGTAAGCAGGGTCGTTTCCGCCAGAACCTGCTGGGTAAGCGTGTTGATTACTCGGGTCGTTCGGTTATTATCGTTGGTCCGCAGTTGAAGCTGCACGAGTGCGGTCTGCCTAAGTTGATGGCACTTGAGCTATTCAAGCCATTCGTTATGAAGCGACTGGTGGAAAATGAGTACGCGCAAAACATTAAGTCTGCTAAGCGCATGGTGGAACGTCAGCGCCCTGAGGTGTGGGATGTTTTGGAAGAAGCTATTGCTGAACACCCAGTGATGCTCAACCGTGCACCGACTCTACACCGCCTAGGCATCCAGGCATTCGAGCCGAAACTCATTGAGGGTAAGGCTATTCAGCTGCACCCACTAGCTTGTGAAGCTTTTAACGCCGACTTCGACGGTGACCAGATGGCGGTTCACTTGCCATTATCCGCCGAGGCACAGGCAGAAGCACGCGTTCTTATGCTTGCCTCCAACAACATTCTCTCGCCAGCATCCGGTAAGCCTTTGGCCATGCCACGTTTGGACATGGTTACTGGTTTGTACTATCTGACGATGGACAAGACAGTAGAAGAGTACGGCGGCCAGGGTGTGTATACACCAGCAACCGATACCGCTGTGGCACAAGGTGTCTATTCTTCCTACGCCGAGGCAATTATGGCTTATGACCGTGGCGTACTTGGTCTACAGGCTAAGATCAAGGTGCGTATTTCGCACCTGCGTCCGCCAGCAGATATTGAAGCTGAGCAGTTCCCCGATGGTTGGGAGCAAGGCCAGGCCTGGTTGGCAGATACCACCTTGGGTCGAGTTATGTTCAATGACCTCTTGCCATGGAATTACCCATACCTTGAGGGGGTCATGGTGCGTAAGGGCGGCGGCTCAGACAAGATCATGCTTGGCGACGTGATTAACGATCTCGCCGCTAAGTACCCAATGATTACCGTGGCCCAGACCATGGACAAGATGAAGGATGCCGGTTTCTACTGGGCAACCCGATCTGGCGTGACCATTGCTATGTCTGACGTGCTGGTTCTTCCTAACAAGGATGAGATCTTGGATTCTTATGAGTCCGAGGCACGCAAGATTGAACGCAAGTACTGGGAGCAGGGTGCGCTAACTGAGCGTGAGCGTTATGATCGCCTTGTTGAGTTGTGGAAGGACGCAACCGATACCGTTGGTAAGGCCGTCGAGGAACTTTACCCAGATGACAACCCAATTCCGATGATCGTGAAGTCCGGTGCTGCCGGTAACATGCGTCAGATTTGGACCTTGGCTGGCATGAAGGGCATGGTTGTGAACTCGAAGGGTGACTACATCACCCGTCCGATTAAGACCTCCTTCCGTGAAGGCCTATCGGTGCTTGAGTACTTCAACAACTCTCACGGTTCGCGTAAGGGTCTTGCCGATACCGCGCTGCGTACCGCCGACTCCGGTTACTTGACTCGTCGTCTAGTCGACGTGGCTCAGGATGTTATTGTCCGCGAAGAGGACTGCAACACTCGCCAGGGTATTCGCGTTCCAGTAGCTGAGGCTATTAAGGACGCAGAAGGCAACATCACTGGTTACCGAGCACACTCACTTATTGAGACCTCGGTATCTGGTCGTGTGGTAGCAACGGATGTGAAATCCGGCGATGAGGTTATCGTGTCAGCAGGTGCGAACCTTAGCGATGAGCTTATCGACGTTCTAGTTGCTCAGGGTATTGAAGAAGTCAAGGTTCGTTCGGTATTAACCTGTCAAACCGCTACCGGCGTGTGCGCTAAGTGCTACGGCAAGTCCATGGCATCTGGCCAATTGGTTGATATTGGCGAGGCAGTTGGTATTGTTGCTGCACAGTCGATTGGTGAGCCAGGTACTCAGCTTACAATGCGTACCTTCCACCAGGGTGGTGTCGGTGGCGACATTACCGGCGGTTTGCCACGTGTTCAGGAACTCTTCGAGGCTCGTATTCCTAAGAACCGGGCACCTATTGCTTCGGTAGCTGGTACGGTTCACTTGGAAGATGAAGGCAACTTCTGGACCCTATCGATTACTCCAGACGACGGTTCAGATATCGTTGAGTACGAGAAACTGTCCAAGCGTCAGGGCCTAGCAACCGTGCGCGTGCCAATGGAATCCAACCCAGGGGCATGGATCGAACGCACGCTGCAAGAAGGCGATCACGTTGATGTCGGTGATCGTTTGCTGCGTGGTCCAGCTGATCCACATGATGTGCTTGAGGTTTTGGGTCGTCGTGGCGTGGAACAGCACCTGGTTGACGAAGTGCAGGCAGTTTACCGTGCACAGGGTGTGGCGATTCACGATAAGCATATCGAGATTATTATTCGCCAGATGTTGCGTCGCGGTACGGTCATTGAATCCGGTTCTACTGAGTTCCTACCTGGTACCTTGGTTGATCTTTCGGAGGCTAAGGCAGCTAATTCTGAGGCTATTGCAGCTGGCGGTCAGCCTGCTGAGCTGCGCAGTGAGATCATGGGTATCACCAAGGCCTCTTTGGCTACCGAGTCTTGGCTATCGGCTGCGTCCTTCCAGGAGACCACTCGTGTGCTTACCGATGCCGCTATTAACAAGCGCTCCGATAAGCTCATTGGTCTAAAGGAAAACGTGATTATCGGTAAGCTGATCCCAGCTGGTACCGGTATTGCCCGTTACCGCAATATTGCTGTAAAGCCAACCGAGGCAGCACGTAATGCGGCTTACTCGATTCCAACCTATGGTGATTCCATCTACGGTGACGACGGTTACGGCGAGTTCACTGGCGCCTCGGTGCCACTGGATGAGGCTTATGATCTTTAA
- a CDS encoding DUF5692 family protein: protein MHSLFLWEIGTPLVYLTWLIVFIAQVAISEINRRWNWTIFFLWTFGGLALMPYAALHGTPMVGWFPFGKYVIMVATATMTGFLLWYGKKNPLKAHRYAIYFGIALWIGLAVNIMEANIRDVTIFFESQRYLDCAADPTCLKAINDTHVGIDMINGLPETRGVSAPVGSSEWYAAVAANFHTAGVGIDPATGFRTIGGYWNLLTAAAGVLNIITITGLGKIFITSNKQRKVRGLIWVDMVWPWVIAYDLWNHAFLYNALADYTWYCTLALLLACTIPAFTWAKGQWIWFRCFTLMFWIAANNLLPELLVPPSNITNFSTMNPTANAVCAWAAFLFNVGLFIYWLYKIYTTKRNPLRDPLYPELKEFRTIMREHADDADKYFVTDMIKETPEELGFAPDSPTPPVTGYVGNIPWWRSDKRYPKLRTPLTADPGLIAKKISADPTWDVT, encoded by the coding sequence ATGCATTCGCTCTTTCTCTGGGAGATAGGCACTCCTCTCGTTTACCTGACTTGGCTGATAGTTTTTATCGCTCAAGTAGCTATCTCGGAAATTAACCGTCGCTGGAATTGGACAATATTTTTCTTATGGACTTTCGGCGGCCTGGCACTTATGCCTTATGCCGCATTACATGGCACTCCCATGGTTGGCTGGTTTCCCTTTGGCAAATACGTCATTATGGTTGCCACAGCCACAATGACCGGTTTTCTACTGTGGTACGGCAAAAAGAACCCACTTAAAGCACACCGTTATGCCATATACTTCGGCATAGCACTATGGATCGGTCTAGCGGTAAACATTATGGAAGCTAATATCCGTGATGTCACAATTTTCTTTGAATCGCAACGTTACCTAGACTGCGCCGCAGATCCTACCTGCTTAAAAGCTATTAACGACACTCATGTCGGCATCGATATGATTAATGGCCTTCCAGAAACACGTGGAGTAAGCGCACCAGTGGGAAGTTCCGAATGGTATGCCGCAGTAGCAGCTAATTTCCATACTGCCGGCGTTGGCATCGACCCGGCCACCGGATTTCGCACTATCGGCGGATATTGGAATTTACTTACTGCAGCCGCAGGGGTGCTTAATATTATCACCATCACGGGCCTAGGAAAAATATTTATAACCTCTAATAAGCAACGGAAAGTACGTGGGCTTATTTGGGTCGATATGGTGTGGCCCTGGGTTATTGCCTATGACCTATGGAACCACGCATTTTTATACAACGCACTTGCCGACTACACCTGGTACTGCACCCTAGCACTATTACTAGCATGCACCATACCTGCTTTTACCTGGGCAAAAGGACAATGGATTTGGTTCCGTTGCTTTACCTTAATGTTCTGGATTGCGGCAAATAATCTTTTACCAGAGCTTTTGGTTCCGCCAAGTAATATCACCAATTTCTCTACAATGAATCCTACTGCAAATGCTGTCTGCGCCTGGGCTGCTTTCCTATTCAACGTAGGTTTATTTATCTACTGGTTGTACAAAATCTACACAACCAAACGAAATCCACTCCGCGATCCTTTGTACCCAGAGCTCAAAGAATTCCGTACTATTATGCGCGAACATGCCGACGATGCCGATAAGTATTTTGTTACCGACATGATTAAAGAAACTCCGGAAGAATTAGGTTTCGCACCTGATTCTCCTACCCCACCGGTAACTGGTTATGTAGGAAATATACCGTGGTGGCGCAGTGATAAACGTTATCCTAAACTTCGCACTCCACTAACTGCCGATCCTGGGCTCATAGCTAAGAAGATCTCCGCTGATCCTACCTGGGATGTCACATAG
- a CDS encoding anaerobic ribonucleoside-triphosphate reductase activating protein — MNAPTLQNPLSSTRPTNELPIAGIIPFSATDWPGKLTVTAFTQGCPLRCVYCHNPQLQGFGSGTHSMAEFLTLLSSRRGLIDAAVISGGEPTAVPGLADAIASIHDLGFPVGLHTCGYAPARIAKLVRDPATTPDWVGLDIKALPRHMHEVTGCSPRVATSVWESLQILQKAEVEITLRTTLWSDSVIERNLNELRSLVKTHSMDTSSELVIQYARSSDGSPWLPEG; from the coding sequence ATGAACGCACCTACTTTGCAGAATCCCTTATCTAGTACCCGTCCAACCAACGAGCTACCCATTGCCGGAATCATACCTTTTTCGGCAACGGACTGGCCGGGAAAATTAACGGTAACCGCTTTTACCCAAGGGTGCCCATTACGCTGTGTTTATTGCCATAACCCCCAGTTGCAAGGTTTTGGCTCAGGTACGCATTCGATGGCTGAGTTTCTTACTCTCTTAAGTTCTCGACGTGGACTTATCGACGCCGCAGTTATCTCTGGCGGTGAACCTACCGCAGTTCCTGGTTTAGCAGATGCCATTGCTAGTATCCATGACCTTGGATTTCCAGTAGGGCTTCACACCTGTGGATATGCCCCGGCACGCATTGCGAAGCTAGTACGTGATCCCGCCACAACTCCAGACTGGGTTGGATTAGATATCAAAGCACTGCCGCGTCATATGCATGAAGTCACTGGCTGTTCGCCACGGGTAGCAACCTCGGTATGGGAATCACTACAGATTCTGCAAAAGGCAGAAGTTGAAATAACTTTGCGCACTACCCTCTGGAGCGACTCGGTCATTGAACGCAACCTTAATGAACTACGCTCATTAGTTAAAACGCATAGTATGGATACCTCTTCGGAATTAGTGATCCAATATGCGCGATCTAGTGATGGTAGCCCATGGCTACCAGAAGGATAG
- a CDS encoding ribonucleoside triphosphate reductase, producing MTPISKKSAPVRAAVSSKSTIDEYLQRADWRVNANANQDYSVGGMILNAAGKVTANYWLDEVFSKAAGISHREGDIHIHDLDMLTGYCAGWSLRRLLEEGFGGVANTVSSAPPKHFASACGQVVNFLGTLQNEWAGAQAFSSFDTYMAPFVRLDQLSYDELKQHMQEFIFNLNVPSRWGTQTPFTNLTFDWVCPDDIAETVPFINEEPCDFSYGELQHEMDMINQAFIEVMSQGDANGRPFTFPIPTYNITKDFDWDTPNAQALFTMTAKYGLPYFQNFINSDLDPGMIRSMCCRLQLDLRELLKRGNGLFGSAELTGSIGVVTLNCARLGHLYAGDEAGLLARVEELVALGIDTLERRRAFVQRMLDKGLYPYTKRWLPSLDNHFSTIGVNGCNEMIRNFTHDRYDLTDPQGHAQVARLLDRINELLVQAQEATGHLFNLEATPAEGATYRFAREDIARYPNIIHAGSTAEPYYTNSSQLPVSHTPDPFEALTLQEDLQTKYTGGTVLHLYMGAAVSDGQACAKLVRRSLEKFSLPYVTVTPTFSICPTHGYISGEHPQCPQCNTETEMWTRVMGYFRPVQSFNTGKKGEFHERTYFAESLI from the coding sequence ATGACACCAATAAGTAAAAAATCTGCGCCTGTTCGCGCTGCGGTATCGTCGAAAAGCACTATCGACGAATACTTGCAGCGAGCCGACTGGCGAGTTAATGCCAATGCCAATCAGGATTATTCTGTCGGCGGCATGATTTTGAATGCGGCTGGAAAAGTAACCGCAAATTACTGGCTAGACGAAGTATTCAGCAAGGCTGCCGGGATTAGCCACCGCGAGGGTGATATTCACATTCACGACCTAGACATGCTCACCGGATATTGCGCTGGGTGGTCACTTCGCCGACTACTCGAAGAAGGTTTTGGCGGTGTTGCAAATACTGTGTCCTCTGCCCCACCTAAACACTTCGCCTCCGCGTGCGGTCAAGTAGTCAATTTCCTCGGCACCTTACAAAATGAATGGGCTGGCGCACAAGCTTTTAGCTCTTTTGATACCTACATGGCGCCTTTCGTTCGCCTAGATCAGCTCAGCTACGACGAGCTAAAACAGCACATGCAGGAATTTATTTTCAACCTCAACGTGCCTTCTCGATGGGGAACACAAACTCCTTTTACCAATCTCACCTTCGATTGGGTATGCCCAGATGATATTGCCGAGACCGTGCCTTTTATTAATGAGGAACCCTGCGATTTCAGTTATGGTGAGCTCCAGCATGAAATGGACATGATCAATCAGGCGTTCATTGAGGTTATGTCGCAAGGTGATGCCAATGGCCGCCCCTTTACCTTCCCAATTCCTACCTATAACATCACCAAAGATTTCGATTGGGACACCCCTAATGCCCAGGCATTATTTACTATGACCGCAAAATATGGGTTGCCTTATTTCCAAAACTTCATTAACTCAGATCTTGACCCCGGCATGATCCGCTCCATGTGCTGCCGACTACAACTTGATCTACGCGAATTATTAAAACGCGGAAATGGCCTATTCGGTTCGGCAGAATTAACTGGTTCTATTGGCGTAGTCACCCTTAACTGCGCCCGGCTTGGTCATCTCTATGCCGGTGACGAAGCTGGCCTATTAGCTAGAGTCGAAGAACTCGTTGCACTAGGCATCGATACGCTGGAACGACGACGCGCTTTTGTTCAGCGCATGCTCGACAAGGGACTCTACCCATACACCAAACGCTGGCTGCCAAGCCTGGATAACCATTTCTCTACCATTGGCGTTAACGGTTGTAATGAGATGATTCGTAACTTCACCCATGACCGCTATGACCTGACCGATCCACAAGGCCATGCCCAGGTTGCCCGACTACTTGATCGAATCAACGAACTTTTGGTACAAGCCCAAGAAGCTACTGGACACCTCTTTAACTTAGAGGCCACTCCTGCCGAGGGCGCTACCTACCGCTTTGCTCGAGAAGACATCGCCCGCTACCCCAATATCATTCATGCCGGTAGCACTGCTGAACCGTATTACACCAATTCCTCCCAACTTCCGGTATCACATACCCCAGATCCTTTCGAAGCCCTTACACTCCAAGAAGATCTGCAAACCAAATACACTGGCGGAACCGTACTTCACCTTTATATGGGAGCAGCAGTCAGTGATGGTCAAGCGTGCGCAAAACTTGTTCGACGCTCATTAGAGAAGTTCTCCCTTCCTTATGTCACCGTCACTCCTACCTTCTCCATTTGCCCAACACATGGCTATATTTCTGGTGAACATCCCCAGTGTCCACAGTGCAATACCGAAACCGAAATGTGGACCAGGGTCATGGGCTACTTCCGCCCTGTGCAGAGCTTTAATACAGGGAAAAAAGGTGAATTCCATGAACGCACCTACTTTGCAGAATCCCTTATCTAG
- a CDS encoding dicarboxylate/amino acid:cation symporter: protein MTTTLNPQETQAPRRRLPNWMTSFGWQVFIGLIVGLVLGFAARGAAEGNWLSTSLSAIGSTYVQLLKLLIPPLVFAAVVTSVANLRKVTNAARLAVSTLVWFAITAFFSVLVGIGVALILQPGSNTSIDPATAADPSRTGSWLGFIQSIVPANILGLSAAQSSTGAIALNFNVLQILVLSLAIGIAAVRSGKAAEPFLAFTESFLKIIQEVLWWIIRLAPIGTAALIGNAVASYGWEALGSLGKFVFAIYVGLALVIGVIYPVVLRFVGIPVTEFFRRVWPVTSLGFVTRSSMGVMPVTQRVAEENLGVPREYASFAVPLGATTKMDGCAAVYPAVAAIFVAQFYGIPLGFTDYLLIIFVSVIGSAATAGTTGATVMLTLTLSTLGLPLAGVGLLLAIEPIIDMGRTAVNVTGQALIPAVVAKRAGILNEEVWQRELKAAVS from the coding sequence ATGACCACCACCTTAAACCCGCAAGAAACACAGGCACCACGGCGACGTTTACCCAACTGGATGACCAGTTTCGGCTGGCAAGTTTTTATCGGCTTAATCGTCGGTCTTGTCCTAGGGTTTGCAGCCCGTGGCGCAGCCGAAGGCAACTGGCTAAGCACCTCTCTTAGCGCCATAGGAAGTACCTACGTACAACTATTAAAGTTGCTTATTCCACCACTAGTTTTTGCCGCCGTTGTTACCTCGGTAGCTAATCTACGCAAGGTTACTAATGCCGCCCGGCTCGCTGTGTCAACCCTGGTATGGTTTGCAATCACTGCATTCTTTTCCGTACTTGTAGGCATCGGGGTGGCATTAATCCTACAACCAGGATCAAACACCTCTATTGATCCAGCTACCGCAGCTGATCCGAGCCGTACCGGAAGCTGGCTAGGGTTTATTCAATCCATCGTGCCAGCCAATATTCTAGGATTAAGCGCTGCCCAGTCTTCTACTGGAGCCATTGCACTGAATTTTAATGTGCTACAAATTTTAGTCCTCTCACTAGCAATCGGGATTGCCGCAGTGCGAAGCGGTAAAGCTGCCGAACCTTTTCTTGCTTTTACTGAATCCTTCCTCAAAATCATCCAAGAAGTGCTGTGGTGGATCATTCGACTTGCCCCCATTGGCACCGCCGCGCTTATCGGTAATGCAGTAGCCAGCTACGGTTGGGAAGCACTAGGAAGCCTAGGAAAATTCGTCTTTGCTATCTACGTTGGTCTTGCCCTAGTTATCGGCGTTATCTACCCAGTAGTACTACGTTTTGTTGGTATACCAGTTACTGAATTCTTCCGTCGCGTGTGGCCAGTAACTTCACTTGGTTTTGTTACCCGTAGCTCCATGGGGGTAATGCCGGTAACTCAACGCGTTGCAGAAGAAAATCTCGGCGTTCCTCGCGAGTACGCTTCCTTTGCGGTACCCCTAGGTGCTACCACCAAAATGGACGGTTGCGCAGCAGTTTATCCAGCCGTCGCCGCCATCTTTGTTGCCCAATTCTATGGCATTCCACTTGGCTTTACCGATTACCTACTTATCATCTTCGTCTCGGTCATTGGCTCTGCTGCTACCGCAGGAACAACGGGTGCTACCGTGATGCTTACGCTCACACTATCTACCCTAGGACTACCGCTAGCTGGCGTTGGCCTCTTACTAGCCATTGAACCAATCATCGACATGGGACGCACCGCAGTAAACGTGACTGGTCAAGCACTTATCCCAGCCGTTGTTGCCAAACGTGCCGGAATCCTCAACGAAGAAGTATGGCAGCGAGAACTTAAAGCAGCCGTATCCTAA
- a CDS encoding DUF5692 family protein: MLPTIPAPDYPTLFFFERGDWWDYLMLIMVTAALATTAWLAQRSKWVVLLVFVISPLLLTLFWWPYSTEGTASSGWFAIVKQYSALAGSLCLVALQYTKKLRHNYWYLTIPPVILAVNIMEAVVRDFQVYSIHGFDPEQHMVIWGGPWNIINGIAGILNLLAISGWVGIFVAKGKSRAIIWGDLTFGWIIAYDVWNLSYCYNCLSDRAWYSGVALLLSCTIPVFFKFGQGSWIQFRAYTLTLWSAVVLTFPAFTESSIFAHRSAHNPTALLTLAVLSLALNIGVFGYHIYTIIRHRRNPFTQEIYSGSKNYTALIRQHASNKDQDRIAARLGSTPEALGYREPLANSIVYNN, encoded by the coding sequence ATGTTGCCAACTATCCCGGCTCCCGATTACCCCACCCTCTTTTTCTTTGAACGTGGCGATTGGTGGGATTACCTCATGCTCATCATGGTCACAGCTGCACTTGCAACAACTGCCTGGTTGGCACAAAGAAGTAAGTGGGTAGTCCTCTTAGTTTTTGTAATTTCACCACTACTACTGACACTATTTTGGTGGCCTTATTCCACAGAAGGTACCGCATCTTCAGGATGGTTCGCCATTGTTAAACAATATTCAGCTTTGGCGGGATCTTTATGTTTAGTTGCTTTGCAATACACCAAAAAACTACGGCATAACTACTGGTATCTCACCATTCCACCGGTTATCCTCGCAGTTAATATTATGGAAGCAGTTGTGCGTGATTTCCAGGTTTATAGCATCCATGGCTTTGACCCCGAACAACATATGGTTATCTGGGGCGGACCATGGAATATAATAAACGGAATTGCCGGAATTCTTAATCTACTAGCAATTTCTGGTTGGGTTGGCATATTTGTCGCCAAAGGTAAATCTCGAGCAATTATCTGGGGTGATCTTACCTTTGGCTGGATTATTGCTTACGACGTGTGGAACCTCTCTTACTGCTACAACTGTCTTAGCGATCGCGCCTGGTATTCCGGGGTCGCGCTCTTGTTGTCCTGCACCATTCCGGTCTTCTTCAAATTTGGCCAAGGATCGTGGATTCAATTCCGAGCCTATACACTCACCCTGTGGTCTGCGGTTGTGCTCACATTCCCAGCTTTTACCGAAAGCTCAATTTTCGCTCATCGCTCAGCCCACAACCCAACGGCACTTCTTACCCTAGCTGTCTTATCGCTCGCCCTTAATATAGGAGTCTTTGGCTACCACATATACACAATTATTCGCCATCGTAGAAATCCTTTTACCCAGGAGATATACTCCGGCAGCAAAAACTACACAGCGCTTATTCGCCAGCATGCTAGCAATAAAGATCAAGATCGCATTGCTGCCCGGCTGGGTTCCACCCCAGAGGCTTTAGGATACCGAGAGCCTCTGGCAAATTCTATTGTGTACAATAATTAA